One segment of Brassica napus cultivar Da-Ae chromosome C3, Da-Ae, whole genome shotgun sequence DNA contains the following:
- the LOC125584100 gene encoding protein LEAD-SENSITIVE 1-like, with the protein MQTKRQESWFVVNRKESKVKNLTQEERIISWSRGASNISSVSLKKMGFLSQQISRDELKPGDHIYSWRRAYIYSHHGIYVGNGDVIHFTCGGGLETRTGTFVDNVIVSSVPNHGGDNPCPNCGDQSNLNGVISSCLDCFLAGGNLYLFEYGVSGPIFMAKPRGGICTTAVSDSSDETVHRARYLLSKKNGFGAYDLLKNNCEDFAIYCKTGLIVLSKLGSSGQANSWSAARGVLSLWGTVKSLSVGSAARLVVSGVAGIGVMAMAGYGNYCYGRLCADIGVRSDASKVPVEDLVTLIAIIEGRDDKKSS; encoded by the exons ATGCAAACCAAGAGGCAAGAGTCGTGGTTTGTAGTGAACCGGAAAGAGAGTAAAGTGAAAAACCTCACACAAGAGGAAAGAATCATTTCTTGGTCTCGCGGCGCTTCTAACATCTCTTCTGTGTCTCTCAAGAAGATGGGATTCCTCTCTCAACAGATCTCAAGAGATGAACTCAAACCAGGAGATCACATCTATTCATGGCGTAGGGCTTACATCTACTCTCACCACG GAATCTATGTAGGCAATGGTGACGTCATACATTTCACTTGCGGAGGTGGTTTAGAGACAAGGACAGGGACTTTCGTGGACAACGTCATCGTTAGTTCGGTTCCAAACCACGGAGGTGACAACCCTTGTCCTAACTGCGGAGACCAATCAAATCTCAACGGTGTGATCTCTTCTTGCCTCGACTGTTTCCTCGCCGGAGGTAACCTCTATCTCTTCGAGTACGGTGTCTCTGGACCCATCTTTATGGCTAAACCGCGAGGCGGTATCTGCACAACAGCGGTTTCGGACTCCTCTGATGAGACCGTTCACCGTGCGAGATACCTCTTATCGAAGAAAAACGGGTTTGGTGCGTACGATCTGTTGAAGAACAACTGTGAAGACTTTGCGATCTATTGCAAAACTGGTTTGATTGTTTTGTCTAAGCTGGGGAGTAGTGGACAGGCTAACTCTTGGTCTGCGGCGCGTGGTGTTTTGTCGCTTTGGGGGACGGTGAAGAGTCTTTCTGTTGGTTCTGCTGCGAGGTTGGTTGTTTCGGGGGTTGCTGGTATTGGTGTTATGGCTATGGCGGGGTATGGTAACTACTGTTATGGTCGTTTGTGTGCTGATATTGGTGTGAGAAGTGATGCTAGCAAAGTTCCTGTGGAAGACCTTGTTACGCTTATAGCGATTATCGAAGGCAGAGACGACAAGAAGTCTAGCTAG
- the LOC125584102 gene encoding protein LEAD-SENSITIVE 1-like — MESILLEKIGLFSNKISKDDLKAGDHIYSWRNAYIYSHHGIYIGDGKVIHFTRGGGLEIGTGTFLDKLIVSSITNHGGDNPCPNCGGKQSNTHGVISSCLDCFLAGGDLLRFEYSVSPALFMSKLRGGTCTTAASDPSEEVISRAEFLLLRNGFGEYHVFENNCEDFAMYCKTGLVVGRSYVLGRSGQVNSVSAAACVARMVSPWASNAIRLCSDVGMRKDAVKVPVESLVARSAKES; from the exons ATGGAATCCATTCTTCTAGAGAAGATAGGATTATTCTCCAACAAGATCTCTAAAGACGATCTGAAAGCAGGAGATCACATCTACTCATGGCGTAACGCTTATATCTATTCCCATCACG GGATCTACATAGGAGACGGAAAGGTCATTCATTTCACTCGCGGAGGCGGTCTTGaaatcggaacgggaacttttCTAGACAAGCTCATTGTCAGCTCCATTACCAATCACGGAGGAGACAACCCTTGTCCTAACTGTGGAGGAAAGCAATCCAACACGCATGGAGTTATCTCTTCTTGTCTCGATTGCTTTCTCGCCGGAGGAGATCTCCTTCGCTTCGAGTACAGTGTCTCTCCGGCTCTGTTCATGTCCAAGCTTAGAGGCGGTACCTGCACGACGGCGGCTTCGGATCCTTCGGAGGAAGTGATCTCTCGCGCGGAGTTTCTTTTGCTGAGAAACGGGTTTGGTGAGTACCATGTGTTCGAGAATAATTGTGAGGATTTCGCGATGTATTGTAAGACGGGTTTGGTGGTGGGGAGAAGCTATGTGCTTGGGAGAAGCGGTCAGGTTAACTCGGTGAGTGCGGCTGCGTGCGTGGCGCGTATGGTTAGTCCTTGGGCTAGTAATGCTATACGTCTCTGTTCGGATGTTGGTATGCGTAAGGATGCTGTTAAAGTGCCTGTGGAGAGCCTCGTTGCTCGGTCGGCAAAGGAAAGCTga
- the LOC125584101 gene encoding protein LEAD-SENSITIVE 1-like yields the protein MGFLSQQISRDELKPGDHIYSWRRAYIYSHHGIYVGNGDVIHFTCGGGLETRTGTFVDNVIVSSVPNHGGDNPCPNCGDQSNLNGVISSCLDCFLAGGNLYLFEYGVSGPIFMAKPRGGICTTAVSDSSDETVHRARYLLSKKNGFGAYDLLKNNCEDFAIYCKTGLIVLSKLGSSGQANSWSAARGVLSLWGTVKSLSVGSAARLVVSGVAGIGVMAMAGYGNYCYGRLCADIGVRSDASKVPVEDLVTLIAIIEGRDDKKSS from the exons ATGGGATTCCTCTCTCAACAGATCTCAAGAGATGAACTCAAACCAGGAGATCACATCTATTCATGGCGTAGGGCTTACATCTACTCTCACCACG GAATCTATGTAGGCAATGGTGACGTCATACATTTCACTTGCGGAGGTGGTTTAGAGACAAGGACAGGGACTTTCGTGGACAACGTCATCGTTAGTTCGGTTCCAAACCACGGAGGTGACAACCCTTGTCCTAACTGCGGAGACCAATCAAATCTCAACGGTGTGATCTCTTCTTGCCTCGACTGTTTCCTCGCCGGAGGTAACCTCTATCTCTTCGAGTACGGTGTCTCTGGACCCATCTTTATGGCTAAACCGCGAGGCGGTATCTGCACAACAGCGGTTTCGGACTCCTCTGATGAGACCGTTCACCGTGCGAGATACCTCTTATCGAAGAAAAACGGGTTTGGTGCGTACGATCTGTTGAAGAACAACTGTGAAGACTTTGCGATCTATTGCAAAACTGGTTTGATTGTTTTGTCTAAGCTGGGGAGTAGTGGACAGGCTAACTCTTGGTCTGCGGCGCGTGGTGTTTTGTCGCTTTGGGGGACGGTGAAGAGTCTTTCTGTTGGTTCTGCTGCGAGGTTGGTTGTTTCGGGGGTTGCTGGTATTGGTGTTATGGCTATGGCGGGGTATGGTAACTACTGTTATGGTCGTTTGTGTGCTGATATTGGTGTGAGAAGTGATGCTAGCAAAGTTCCTGTGGAAGACCTTGTTACGCTTATAGCGATTATCGAAGGCAGAGACGACAAGAAGTCTAGCTAG